A region of Pempheris klunzingeri isolate RE-2024b chromosome 15, fPemKlu1.hap1, whole genome shotgun sequence DNA encodes the following proteins:
- the tm6sf2a gene encoding transmembrane 6 superfamily member 2 → MRPPVEVCVLLLSLTAPGILYAMNNIPALQEPLPIVGIGVVVLGFIFLLLLLTVPHKMAVDPLFYVFAEFSFTCMVGLMNALEQDGFISGLMAFYLKMGEPHLSAAYAVMMSYWEGLVHFVLFLTIIHRMFRGKSYRSLGLLWTGSSIAHQTVLIPGVVIGKYGSNLRPVFWRNIPFFLAPFWAASLLFSRPRVMPVITADKISAEQKKSLLSRPVDLLLSLLLLAAMALCVFRGFVVLDCPLDACFTYIYQYEPYLKDPVGFPRVMMLVYLFYALPLLTVFIYGLKTPGCSWMLDWTIFFAAAMAQAQWCHIGASLHSRTPFTYRVPADKWWPVIALNVLLAAVPALLALRCHTNPAYFLKPVPKGQANNAKKKN, encoded by the exons ATGAGGCCTCCGGTGGAAGTCTGCgtgcttctcctctctctcacggCTCCTGGAATTTTGTACGCCATGAACAACATCCCTGCGCTTCAGGA ACCTCTTCCTATCGTGGGAATAGGAGTGGTCGTCCTGggatttattttcctcctcctcctcctcactgtgccACACAAGATGGCAGTGGATCCCTTATTCTATG TTTTTGCAGAGTTTTCCTTCACCTGCATGGTGGGCCTGATGAACGCTTTAGAGCAGGATGGATTCATCTCCGGCCTCATGGCCTTCTACCTAAAGATG GGTGAGCCTCATCTTAGTGCCGCCTACGCTGTGATGATGTCTTACTGGGAAGGCTTGGTTCATTTCGTCCTTTTCCTCACGATCATCCACCGCATGTTCAGAGG GAAGTCCTATCGTAGCCTGGGGCTGTTGTGGACGGGCTCCTCCATCGCCCATCAAACTGTTCTCATCCCAGGAGTGGTCATCG GTAAATATGGGTCAAACCTTCGACCAGTTTTCTGGAGGAACATCCCCTTCTTTTTGGCGCCTTTCTGGGCAGCGTCCCTGCTCTTTAGCAGACCCAGAGTGATGCCAGTCATCACAGCAGACAAG ATTTCAGCGGAGCAGAAGAAAAGTCTACTGTCTCGACCTGTTGACctgcttctgtctcttctgttaCTCGCAGCTATGGCCCTCTGTGTTTTCCGAGGCTTT GTGGTGCTGGACTGTCCTCTAGACGCCTGTTTCACATACATCTACCAGTACGAGCCCTACCTCAAAGACCCAGTCGGCTTTCCCAGGGTCATG ATGCTGGTGTATTTGTTCTACGCTCTGCCCCTGCTGACTGTCTTCATCTATGGTCTGAAAACACCTGGATGCAGCTGGATGTTGGACTGGACCATCTTCTTTGCTGCCGCCATGGCTCAG GCCCAGTGGTGCCATATCGGAGCATCTCTGCACTCCCGCACTCCCTTCACGTACCGAGTCCCAGCAGACAAGTGGTGGCCTGTTATCGCCCTCAATGTGCTGCTCGCTGCTGTGCCGGCTCTGCTAGCCCTGCGCTGCCACACCAACCCCGCTTATTTCCTAAAACCAGTTCCCAAGGGACAGGCCAACAATGCCAAGAAGAAAAACTAG